One Bosea sp. 685 DNA segment encodes these proteins:
- a CDS encoding DeoR/GlpR family DNA-binding transcription regulator: protein MRPSARQDLIVDYVEKRGSVTVEFLASTLSTSRETIRRDLSALAKDGRVRKFHGGASELSAYAEGQIVEGSFQARMHENVPQKRRIAKATAALFKPGDSIFVDTGSTTVYLAEELGKLSGLTVISNSILVAQQVSKGANNRVFLIGGEYRDDTAQNVGRLALDQIGAFKAAHLVITVGAIDADGVSDFNPEEAEIAQAMLGQSRSLTVIADSSKLGKTAIFQVCDLKRIQRMVLDQLPASPLAQTLLAAGIEIIIAD from the coding sequence ATGCGTCCGTCGGCCCGCCAGGACCTCATCGTCGACTATGTCGAGAAACGCGGCAGCGTCACGGTGGAGTTTCTGGCCTCCACCCTGTCCACCTCGCGCGAAACCATCCGCCGCGACCTGTCCGCCCTGGCGAAGGATGGACGCGTGCGCAAATTCCATGGCGGCGCCAGCGAGCTCAGCGCCTATGCGGAGGGCCAGATCGTCGAGGGCTCGTTCCAGGCCCGCATGCATGAAAACGTGCCCCAGAAGCGCAGGATCGCCAAGGCCACGGCCGCTCTGTTCAAGCCCGGGGACTCGATCTTCGTCGATACAGGCAGCACCACGGTCTATCTGGCCGAGGAACTCGGGAAGCTTTCGGGCCTTACCGTGATCTCGAACTCTATCCTGGTCGCGCAGCAAGTGAGCAAGGGCGCCAATAATCGCGTCTTCCTCATCGGTGGCGAATACCGGGACGACACCGCGCAGAATGTCGGCCGCCTCGCGCTAGACCAGATCGGCGCATTCAAGGCCGCGCATCTGGTGATCACCGTCGGGGCGATCGATGCCGACGGCGTCTCCGATTTCAATCCCGAAGAGGCCGAGATCGCCCAGGCGATGCTCGGCCAGAGCCGCTCCCTGACCGTCATCGCCGACAGCTCCAAGCTCGGGAAAACCGCCATCTTCCAGGTCTGCGACCTCAAGCGGATCCAGCGCATGGTGCTGGACCAGCTTCCGGCGAGCCCCCTTGCGCAAACCCTGTTGGCGGCGGGCATCGAGATCATCATCGCGGACTGA
- the pepT gene encoding peptidase T yields MSIRVQLIERFFRYLAVESQSDAKSTALPSTPGQQRMAALLAEELRALGLEKVVIDDHATVTALKPGTRPGAPRIGFIAHVDTVDSGLSPVIHPQILRFEGEDLCLNGQEDIWLRVAEHPEIRPWAGADIIASDGTSVLGADNKAAIAVIMTLLADLGSEDAHGDILVAFVPDEEIGLRGAKALDLSRFDCDFAYTIDCCELGEVVIENFNAAAADLVFTGVSAHPMSAKNVLVNPLLMAHDFISQFDRTQTPEHTEGREGYIWFHDIVANVSEARLRVMIRDFDKVSFERRKARLGEVAALIAAQYPKGRVDCGVSDTYSNIHDSLGDDRRSVDLLFAALAALRIEPKLIPMRGGTDGAALSAKGLPTPNFFTGAYNFHSRFEFLPVPAFEKSFEVARMICSLAAQGDSAEQS; encoded by the coding sequence ATGAGCATTCGCGTGCAGCTGATCGAGCGGTTCTTCCGCTATCTGGCGGTGGAGAGTCAGAGCGACGCCAAATCCACGGCGTTGCCGAGCACGCCGGGCCAGCAGCGTATGGCCGCCTTGCTGGCGGAGGAATTGCGCGCGCTCGGGCTCGAGAAGGTCGTCATCGACGACCATGCCACCGTCACGGCGCTGAAGCCGGGCACGCGGCCGGGCGCGCCGAGGATCGGCTTCATCGCACATGTCGACACGGTCGATTCCGGGCTTTCGCCGGTGATCCACCCACAGATCCTGCGCTTCGAGGGCGAGGATCTCTGCCTGAACGGGCAAGAGGACATCTGGCTGCGCGTGGCGGAGCATCCCGAGATCCGCCCCTGGGCCGGCGCGGATATCATCGCGAGCGACGGTACGAGCGTGCTCGGAGCCGACAACAAGGCCGCGATCGCGGTGATCATGACGCTGCTTGCCGATCTGGGCTCCGAGGACGCGCATGGCGATATCCTGGTCGCTTTCGTCCCGGACGAGGAGATCGGCCTGCGCGGCGCCAAGGCCCTCGACCTCTCCCGGTTCGATTGCGATTTTGCCTATACGATCGATTGCTGCGAACTCGGCGAGGTCGTGATCGAGAACTTCAACGCCGCGGCCGCCGACCTTGTCTTCACCGGTGTCAGCGCCCACCCGATGTCGGCGAAGAATGTCCTGGTGAACCCGCTGCTGATGGCGCACGACTTCATCAGCCAGTTCGACCGGACGCAGACGCCCGAGCACACCGAGGGCCGCGAAGGCTATATCTGGTTCCATGACATCGTCGCCAATGTCAGCGAGGCGCGGTTGCGGGTGATGATCCGCGACTTCGACAAAGTCTCGTTCGAGCGGCGCAAGGCGCGCCTCGGCGAAGTTGCGGCACTGATCGCCGCGCAATATCCGAAAGGCCGCGTCGATTGCGGGGTGAGCGACACCTACAGCAATATCCATGACAGCCTGGGCGATGACCGTCGCTCGGTCGACCTGCTCTTCGCCGCGCTGGCGGCGCTGCGGATAGAACCGAAGCTGATCCCGATGCGGGGCGGGACGGATGGCGCGGCGCTCTCCGCCAAGGGGCTGCCGACCCCGAATTTCTTCACCGGCGCCTATAATTTCCATTCGCGCTTCGAGTTCCTGCCTGTCCCGGCCTTCGAGAAGTCGTTCGAGGTCGCGCGCATGATCTGCAGCTTGGCGGCGCAAGGCGACAGCGCCGAGCAATCCTAA
- a CDS encoding ATP-binding protein codes for MRLKCLDLTRYGKFTDHRIEFGERLEGQPDLHIVYGPNEAGKSTALAGFLDLLFGIETRSRFNFIHPYPTMRIGGTLELAGGPQELVRIKRPQNGLLDGRDQPIAEGVLLGELGGIDRESYRTMFSLDDATLEAGGESILSSKGDLGQLLFSASAGLADLSKGLVDLKTEAEGFYKYRARSGELSDLKARLGELKAERERIDTLASDYAQLIEARDRAAIQYEEAIVSRSRIQARMDEIQRHLNALPRLTDLRALKERIAPLADLPGAPRGWADELPQLQKDEIELGIRAQGFTEEIAELSGQLDAIVVDEAALRLADRVERLADLRARHVTAEKDIPERHLQLREAELAISAILGRIDRTGETGPDRLVLGASVMGALRALIETRSGIDAALKSAADELSEARGRLDEAQAKLREVGGDPEAAQGRETRMSSLAATVATARADDHAARRRLAERIRDAARVTLADRLRELRPWSGDIDELVDLSAPDAGEIQHWTLATVEAQKRIDQYAGEVERLTTEQIRLTAELNALSGISGLVSDQEAASIRAIREQAWAAHRDKLDTASADGFEAALRRDDIATNGRLGHMGDVAKLHQVGQALAIVKAECDRAIELRNVAAAALQSIQREIASVVAAACPALSDRMSLPQFEAWLSRRDKVLEARGLVRTAESDLREAEADAVAVRERLVAALSAAGLPQDADARFEALLAAGQGAIDREVELKALRASVDERQGDLTSREREAEKAAKADRDWNASWTEVCSACWLGEGGKAPLLATVREILVAVTELGPVLEKKAGLVDRIGKMEKDQAIFRDEAEALAREIGTIARSGDILDLAQAVSAQIQQAHTERTRRATAAQNLEAARSRQRTLSETLAVHDRRKTEMIAFFGVETLAEVSGKLSAIEKRAELAEQAEAAERDILAALRLPMIDEAQAALDCADHTALEAELVELKARFDDQDQRSRDMFSAHSKALDRVEAVGGDGTVARIEEEKRTLLLDIEDRALRYLRLKLGAAAAEQALRAYRDRHRSSMMARASQAFATISRGAYTGLAAQPEKDGEILIALAAGGGSKEAAELSKGTRFQLYLALRVAGYYEFVASRQPVPFIADDIMETFDDFRAEEAFRLFGEMAQAGQVIYLTHHPHLCEIARRVCPGARVHELQAGG; via the coding sequence ATGCGCCTGAAGTGCCTCGATCTCACACGCTACGGCAAGTTCACCGATCATCGCATCGAGTTTGGCGAGCGGTTGGAAGGCCAGCCCGACCTGCATATCGTCTACGGTCCCAATGAGGCGGGTAAATCGACCGCCCTGGCCGGTTTTCTCGATCTCCTTTTCGGGATCGAGACGCGCAGCCGCTTCAACTTCATCCATCCCTATCCGACGATGCGCATTGGCGGGACATTGGAACTCGCTGGCGGTCCCCAGGAGCTCGTTCGGATCAAGCGGCCACAAAACGGCCTGCTCGATGGGCGCGACCAGCCGATTGCTGAGGGCGTCCTTCTGGGAGAACTCGGCGGTATCGATCGTGAATCCTATCGCACCATGTTCTCGCTCGACGATGCAACGCTGGAGGCTGGCGGCGAAAGCATCCTGTCGAGCAAGGGCGATCTCGGCCAACTCCTGTTTTCGGCGAGCGCGGGTCTGGCGGATCTGAGCAAAGGCCTCGTCGATCTCAAGACCGAGGCCGAGGGGTTCTACAAATACCGCGCCCGCAGTGGCGAGCTATCGGACCTCAAGGCCCGTCTCGGGGAGCTCAAGGCCGAACGGGAGCGGATCGATACTCTCGCATCCGACTATGCCCAGCTTATCGAGGCGCGTGATCGGGCCGCCATTCAGTACGAAGAGGCGATCGTCAGCCGCAGCCGTATCCAGGCGCGCATGGACGAAATCCAGCGCCATCTGAACGCCTTGCCGCGCCTGACGGATTTGCGCGCGCTCAAAGAACGCATCGCGCCCTTGGCCGACCTTCCCGGCGCTCCGCGCGGCTGGGCCGACGAGTTGCCGCAATTGCAAAAGGACGAGATCGAGCTCGGCATTCGCGCGCAAGGCTTCACCGAAGAGATCGCGGAATTGTCAGGGCAACTCGACGCGATCGTCGTGGATGAGGCGGCGTTACGGTTGGCCGACAGGGTCGAGCGGCTCGCTGATCTGCGCGCTCGCCATGTCACGGCCGAGAAGGACATCCCCGAGCGCCACCTGCAACTGCGCGAGGCCGAACTCGCGATCTCCGCGATCCTGGGCCGGATCGATCGGACTGGAGAAACCGGGCCCGATCGTCTTGTGCTGGGAGCCTCCGTCATGGGCGCTCTTCGCGCCCTGATCGAAACGCGCTCTGGCATCGATGCGGCGCTGAAATCGGCGGCCGATGAGCTGTCCGAGGCTCGCGGGCGATTGGACGAGGCGCAGGCGAAACTGCGCGAGGTTGGCGGCGATCCGGAAGCCGCGCAGGGACGAGAGACGCGGATGTCATCGCTCGCTGCAACCGTTGCGACCGCGCGGGCCGATGACCACGCGGCTCGACGCCGGTTGGCCGAACGGATTCGTGACGCCGCGCGCGTGACGCTGGCGGATCGTCTGCGCGAGTTGCGGCCCTGGAGCGGTGACATCGACGAGCTTGTCGACCTGTCGGCGCCCGATGCGGGAGAGATACAACACTGGACGCTGGCGACCGTCGAGGCACAGAAGCGGATCGATCAGTATGCCGGTGAGGTCGAGCGCCTGACGACGGAGCAAATCCGCCTTACGGCCGAGTTGAACGCGCTCAGTGGGATCTCAGGTCTCGTCTCGGATCAGGAAGCTGCGAGCATTCGTGCAATCCGGGAGCAGGCCTGGGCCGCTCATCGGGACAAGCTCGACACCGCTTCTGCCGATGGTTTCGAGGCCGCCCTTCGGCGTGACGACATCGCCACGAATGGGCGGCTCGGCCATATGGGAGATGTCGCAAAACTCCACCAGGTGGGCCAGGCACTGGCCATCGTCAAAGCGGAGTGCGATCGCGCCATAGAACTCCGGAATGTCGCAGCAGCGGCTCTGCAAAGCATCCAGCGCGAGATAGCCTCGGTCGTAGCTGCGGCCTGCCCGGCGCTGTCGGACCGGATGTCGCTGCCTCAGTTCGAAGCCTGGCTCAGCCGACGAGATAAGGTTTTGGAGGCGCGGGGGCTTGTCCGCACGGCGGAGAGCGATCTCCGCGAGGCGGAGGCCGACGCCGTGGCTGTGCGAGAGAGGCTGGTCGCCGCGCTCAGCGCGGCTGGTCTGCCGCAGGATGCGGATGCCCGGTTCGAGGCGCTGCTCGCAGCGGGGCAGGGGGCGATCGACCGGGAGGTCGAGCTGAAGGCGTTGCGGGCTAGCGTGGATGAACGGCAGGGCGACCTGACGAGCCGCGAGCGCGAGGCCGAAAAGGCTGCGAAGGCCGATCGGGACTGGAACGCTTCATGGACCGAAGTCTGCTCGGCCTGCTGGCTGGGAGAGGGCGGTAAAGCGCCCTTGCTCGCGACTGTTCGCGAAATCCTCGTGGCCGTCACCGAGCTCGGCCCGGTGCTGGAGAAGAAGGCCGGTCTCGTCGACCGCATCGGCAAGATGGAGAAGGATCAGGCCATATTCCGCGATGAGGCTGAAGCGCTCGCCAGAGAGATAGGGACCATCGCGCGGTCGGGCGATATCCTGGATCTGGCGCAGGCGGTCAGCGCTCAGATTCAGCAAGCCCACACCGAACGAACGCGGCGGGCGACTGCAGCCCAAAACCTCGAGGCCGCTCGGAGCCGGCAACGCACGCTCTCCGAGACCTTGGCGGTTCACGATCGCCGCAAGACAGAGATGATCGCTTTCTTCGGCGTCGAGACCTTGGCGGAGGTCTCCGGCAAGCTGTCGGCCATCGAGAAGAGGGCGGAGTTGGCGGAGCAGGCCGAAGCTGCCGAGCGCGACATCCTCGCGGCGCTTCGGCTGCCCATGATAGACGAGGCGCAAGCCGCCCTCGATTGTGCCGATCACACCGCCCTGGAGGCAGAGCTTGTCGAGCTGAAGGCCCGCTTTGATGATCAGGACCAGCGCAGCCGTGACATGTTCTCCGCCCACAGCAAGGCGCTCGATCGTGTCGAGGCCGTCGGCGGCGATGGCACCGTGGCGAGGATCGAGGAGGAGAAGCGCACGCTGTTGCTCGACATCGAGGATCGGGCGCTCCGCTATCTCAGGTTGAAGCTCGGCGCAGCCGCGGCCGAACAGGCGCTGCGCGCCTATCGCGACCGGCATCGCAGTTCGATGATGGCGCGCGCGTCCCAAGCCTTCGCGACGATCAGCCGTGGCGCCTATACCGGGCTCGCGGCCCAGCCCGAGAAAGACGGCGAGATCCTGATTGCGCTGGCGGCCGGGGGCGGCTCGAAGGAAGCTGCGGAGCTGTCAAAGGGCACGCGCTTCCAGCTTTATCTCGCGCTGCGTGTCGCCGGGTACTACGAATTCGTCGCCTCTCGGCAGCCGGTGCCGTTCATCGCCGATGACATCATGGAGACTTTTGATGATTTCCGCGCCGAGGAGGCGTTCCGGCTCTTCGGTGAAATGGCGCAGGCCGGGCAAGTGATCTACCTCACCCATCATCCGCACCTCTGCGAGATCGCGCGGCGTGTCTGCCCAGGCGCCAGAGTTCATGAACTCCAAGCGGGCGGGTGA
- a CDS encoding FGGY family carbohydrate kinase, which yields MTSRAVGIDQGTTSTRALVLDDDGSLRLIKAGRHAQHYPHPSWVEHDPLELLANIRHCLNEAGAVPRIGLANQGESCLAWDARTGEPLSPVIVWQDGRTVDRIAQLRADGAEAETLARAGLPLDPYFSASKLGWLLEHSQAVKAARRTGRLRLGTTDAFFLDRLTGTFATDATTASRTSLMNLETGAWDPVLCELFGVPIETLPEIRETVGDFGAIGSARIYASIVDQQAGLFGHGCRKPGDTKITFGTGAFVLTVTGDEIVRAPDRGMLPTVAWRLGGRATYAVDGGVYDAGSAIDWIRNLGLFTAFDELQAFDAAPAISRGIAFVPALSGLACPHWDRSAAATWIGMTAATTPRDLCQAVLEGIALRTAEVVEAIGSRVAIQDRISIDGGVAQSDYFAQFLADALQRPVTRPAFHELTALGCAMLASGADQEPAKAVGEHSRIFSPIDARGGEWRERFTGAVQRSRGWRA from the coding sequence ATGACCTCACGCGCCGTCGGGATCGACCAGGGCACCACCAGCACACGCGCGCTCGTCCTCGACGATGATGGCAGCCTGCGCCTGATCAAGGCCGGCCGGCACGCCCAGCATTATCCTCACCCGAGCTGGGTCGAGCACGACCCGCTGGAGCTGCTCGCAAACATCCGCCATTGCCTGAATGAGGCCGGAGCGGTTCCCCGCATCGGCCTGGCCAACCAGGGCGAGAGCTGCCTCGCCTGGGATGCGCGGACCGGAGAGCCGCTCTCGCCGGTAATCGTCTGGCAGGATGGCCGCACGGTCGACCGGATCGCGCAATTGCGCGCCGACGGCGCCGAGGCCGAAACCCTGGCCCGCGCCGGATTGCCGCTCGACCCTTATTTCTCCGCTTCGAAGCTCGGCTGGCTGCTCGAGCATTCGCAGGCGGTCAAGGCGGCGCGGCGCACTGGGCGACTGCGCCTGGGGACGACCGACGCCTTCTTCCTCGACAGGCTCACGGGAACTTTCGCCACCGATGCGACCACGGCGTCTCGGACCTCCCTGATGAACCTGGAAACCGGTGCATGGGATCCTGTCTTGTGCGAGCTGTTCGGGGTTCCCATCGAGACACTGCCGGAGATTCGCGAAACGGTCGGCGATTTTGGCGCCATCGGCTCCGCCCGGATCTACGCCTCGATCGTCGATCAGCAGGCAGGCCTGTTCGGCCATGGCTGCCGCAAGCCTGGCGACACCAAAATCACCTTCGGGACGGGCGCCTTCGTCCTGACCGTGACGGGCGACGAGATCGTTCGCGCGCCTGATCGCGGCATGCTGCCGACCGTGGCCTGGCGCCTTGGCGGTCGGGCGACTTATGCCGTCGATGGCGGAGTCTACGATGCCGGCTCGGCGATCGACTGGATCCGCAATCTCGGCCTGTTCACAGCCTTCGACGAATTGCAGGCATTCGATGCCGCGCCGGCGATCTCGCGCGGCATAGCGTTCGTTCCGGCCCTGTCCGGCCTCGCCTGCCCGCATTGGGACCGCAGTGCCGCTGCGACCTGGATCGGCATGACGGCGGCAACGACGCCGCGCGATCTCTGTCAGGCCGTGCTGGAAGGGATCGCGCTGCGCACGGCCGAGGTGGTCGAGGCCATCGGCAGCCGGGTCGCCATTCAGGACCGGATCTCCATCGATGGCGGGGTCGCCCAGAGCGACTACTTCGCCCAGTTCCTCGCCGACGCGCTGCAGCGCCCCGTCACTCGACCGGCCTTCCATGAACTGACCGCACTCGGCTGCGCCATGCTCGCCTCTGGCGCGGACCAGGAGCCTGCGAAGGCAGTGGGCGAGCACAGCCGGATCTTCTCACCCATCGATGCCCGCGGCGGCGAATGGCGCGAGCGTTTCACTGGGGCCGTGCAGCGCAGCCGCGGATGGCGCGCCTAA
- the bamA gene encoding outer membrane protein assembly factor BamA, which translates to MTWTSPSRAFKAWLSLSAGLAMLMLVFSGGVAFAQAVVVQGNRTVDAETIRGYASDPEARTPEQIRTPEQIRQKLVASGLFSSVQVSRRGSQIVIAVRENEAVNRVAFEGNRRLKSDVLLQQVQSKAGGPLSQALIDADVQRLKDAYRRAGYGLASISGRINALSNGRSDVVFTISEAGKTGIKSINFSGNSVYSSGRLRDLMTSTESNFLSFIKTSDVYEADRITSDLEIIRRYYLKNGYADFQIASNKAHFDETQGGWIIDIAVEEGARYRVGNVAVDSKLPDVDPAALQRIVATSSGDTYNAEAVEKSLLALTMEVSRRGYGFAQVRPRGDRDAAGHLIGITYVVDEGPRVYVERINVRGNTRTRDYVVRRELDLSEGDAYNKVLVDRAERRLNNLGFFSKVRITNEPGSTPDRVIVNIDVEDKATGSFSVSGGYSTSDGVIGEVALSEANFLGRGQFVRIAGTLGQRTQGVDFSFTEPYFLGHRVAAGFDLFSKYNDYYSTSRYSSRVTGGQLRFTLPITEEFSITPRYSLYTTEIKVPNSTDYPYNDCTNAITGTTPGTTGATAESSTYNCLTNGEASVAVKEAQGSTITSLIGLNLNYNSLDNTQAPRNGFVAEVKPEYAGLGGDSKFLRVAADARYYRELFDDVVGFVRLQGGHVQATSGDLRMIDHYSMGSNLVRGFSSTGIGPRDVLTGAALGGTTYLGGTLEMQFPLPGLPRDVGLRGAIFADAGTLFDYDGGSKTITSASYTGCPGGSDARQYRVSTSSSYQSNIACVRDNNVIRSSVGVSLLWQSPLGPIRFDYAYALSKDDGWRDPTTGIRYGGDKLQAFRFSGGTRF; encoded by the coding sequence ATGACGTGGACCTCCCCGAGCCGGGCTTTCAAGGCGTGGCTCTCTCTGTCGGCCGGGCTTGCGATGCTCATGCTGGTTTTCAGCGGCGGCGTGGCGTTCGCGCAGGCCGTGGTCGTGCAGGGCAACAGGACCGTCGATGCGGAGACGATCCGGGGCTATGCGAGCGACCCCGAGGCAAGGACGCCCGAGCAGATTCGGACGCCCGAGCAGATCCGGCAGAAGCTGGTCGCCAGCGGCCTGTTCTCCAGCGTCCAGGTCAGCCGGCGCGGTTCGCAGATCGTCATCGCCGTGCGCGAGAACGAGGCGGTCAATCGCGTCGCCTTCGAGGGTAATCGCCGCCTGAAGAGCGATGTCCTGTTGCAGCAGGTCCAGTCCAAGGCCGGCGGCCCGTTGAGCCAGGCGCTGATCGATGCCGATGTCCAGCGCCTGAAGGATGCCTATCGCCGCGCCGGCTACGGCCTGGCCTCGATCAGCGGGCGCATCAACGCCTTGTCGAATGGTCGCTCGGACGTGGTTTTCACGATCTCCGAAGCGGGTAAGACCGGCATCAAATCGATCAATTTCAGCGGAAACAGCGTCTATTCGTCGGGCCGCCTGCGCGATCTGATGACCTCGACCGAGTCGAATTTCCTCAGCTTCATCAAGACCTCGGACGTCTATGAAGCGGACCGGATTACCTCCGACCTCGAAATCATCCGCCGCTATTATCTGAAGAACGGCTATGCCGATTTCCAGATCGCCTCGAACAAGGCCCATTTCGACGAGACGCAGGGCGGCTGGATCATCGACATCGCAGTCGAGGAGGGGGCGCGATACCGCGTCGGCAATGTCGCGGTTGATTCCAAGCTGCCCGACGTCGACCCTGCGGCCCTGCAGCGCATCGTCGCGACGTCCTCCGGCGACACCTACAACGCCGAGGCGGTCGAGAAGTCGTTGCTGGCCCTGACGATGGAGGTGTCGCGTCGCGGCTATGGCTTCGCGCAGGTCCGCCCGCGCGGCGACCGCGACGCTGCCGGCCATCTCATCGGCATCACCTATGTCGTCGACGAGGGGCCGCGCGTCTATGTCGAGCGCATCAATGTGCGCGGCAATACCCGCACCCGCGACTATGTCGTGCGCCGCGAACTCGATCTCAGCGAGGGCGACGCCTACAACAAGGTGCTGGTCGACCGGGCCGAGCGGCGCCTCAACAATCTCGGCTTCTTCAGCAAGGTCCGCATCACCAACGAGCCGGGCTCGACGCCCGATCGCGTCATCGTCAACATCGATGTCGAGGACAAGGCGACCGGATCGTTCTCGGTCAGCGGCGGTTATTCGACCTCGGATGGCGTCATCGGCGAGGTCGCGCTGTCGGAGGCGAATTTCCTCGGCCGCGGCCAGTTCGTGCGCATCGCCGGCACGCTCGGCCAGCGCACCCAAGGCGTCGATTTCTCCTTCACCGAGCCCTATTTCCTCGGCCATCGCGTCGCGGCCGGCTTCGATCTGTTCTCGAAGTACAATGATTATTACAGCACCAGCCGCTATTCGAGCCGCGTGACCGGCGGGCAGCTGCGCTTCACCCTCCCGATCACGGAGGAGTTCTCGATCACGCCGCGCTATTCGCTCTATACGACTGAAATCAAGGTTCCGAACTCGACGGACTATCCCTATAACGACTGTACGAACGCGATCACGGGCACGACGCCGGGGACAACGGGCGCAACCGCGGAAAGCTCGACCTATAACTGCCTCACCAATGGCGAGGCGTCGGTCGCGGTGAAGGAGGCGCAAGGCTCGACCATCACCTCGCTGATCGGGCTGAACCTGAACTACAACTCGCTCGACAACACCCAGGCCCCGCGCAACGGCTTCGTTGCCGAGGTGAAGCCCGAATATGCCGGTCTCGGCGGCGATTCGAAGTTCCTGCGCGTCGCGGCGGATGCGCGCTATTACCGCGAGCTCTTCGACGATGTCGTCGGCTTCGTGCGGCTCCAGGGCGGCCATGTCCAGGCGACCAGCGGCGATCTGCGCATGATCGACCATTATTCGATGGGGTCGAACCTGGTGCGCGGTTTCTCCTCCACCGGCATCGGCCCGCGCGACGTGCTGACCGGCGCCGCACTCGGCGGCACGACCTATCTCGGCGGCACGCTGGAAATGCAGTTCCCGCTGCCGGGCCTGCCGCGCGATGTCGGCCTGCGCGGCGCGATCTTCGCCGATGCCGGCACGCTGTTCGACTATGACGGCGGCTCGAAGACGATCACCAGTGCGAGCTATACGGGCTGCCCCGGCGGCTCGGATGCACGGCAGTACAGGGTCTCGACGAGCTCGAGCTATCAATCCAACATTGCCTGTGTCCGCGACAACAACGTCATTCGCTCGTCGGTCGGCGTCAGCCTGCTCTGGCAATCGCCGCTCGGCCCCATCCGCTTCGACTATGCCTATGCGCTGTCGAAGGATGATGGCTGGCGCGACCCGACGACCGGTATCAGATATGGCGGCGACAAGCTCCAGGCCTTCCGCTTTTCGGGCGGCACGCGCTTCTGA